The genomic DNA AACTTTCATCTTCAGAAAAAATATACGAACTCAGTATTTATATCAACATCATTTTTTAGCGGTCTCTTCAAGGACTCTCAAAACCTCAGGCAGCAACTGTTTTTTCCTGGAAAGCACACCGGGAAGATCATAAGAATAGTCGTCCAGTTTCCTGTATACCAGTCTTTTGGCCGCATAAAACTCAGTGGAAAGAAGCACACTGTCCGTATTTACAATATCCGTAACAAGTAACATGGCAAAATCAAGCTTTTTCCTGTCTCTGACATTTTTAAGGGCATCAAAAAAATCATCTTTCAACTCATCTATTTCATTAAGGTTAACAACTTCCACCTGGCCTATGCCGAATTCAAAACCGTATTCACTGTATTTTTTAAAATCTGCATTGATAACCTCTTCAGGCTCTCTGGATTTCAAACTGTCAGTGGCATAAAACATCTTCTTACCATATTCTGAATAATCAACATTTAGCAAATTTGCGAGCTCTTCCACAATCTCCTTGTCAAAAAGTGTGGTTGTTGGTGATTTTAGCATTACTGTATCGGAGAGAACGCCTGACAAAAGAAGCAAACCGATATTTTTGGGAATCTCTACATTATAATTTCTGAACTGCTCGTAAATAATGGAACAGGTGCTGCCCACTGGTTTAGCAAGAAACTGAATGGGCTTTGTGGTTTTTACCGTCCCCAACCTGTGGTGATCAACGACTTCAAGAATTTCTGCTGTTTCCGCCCCATCCACCGCCTGATTCATCTCATTGTGATCCACCATAATAATTTTCTGTTTATGACCTTTCAAAACATCCGAACGGGTTACAATCCCCGCAAGCTGTTCATTCTCATCCACCACTATAAGTCCTCTTCTGTTGTGCCTTAACATAAGATCTTTTGCATCATCCAAATCATCATTGGGTGTGATAACTGGGATATCCGGACTCATGAGGTATTTTGCCGGCACCGTAAGGGTCAGCCTCCTCAGAGTCTCTGCAGTATCCAGATTAGAAATGTAAACCCAGCCTTTATAGCCGCTGAAATCAAAATCAAGATCCTCTGATGATTTTATCCCTGTAAGAATAACAGCAGGCACTTCATTCGAGAGGGCAAATTCCACTATATCCCTTCTTTTCCCCACAACCAGAACCGTCTGGCTTAAATCAAATTTTTCCATATGCTCCACGTAGCGCTCATAAGGCATGGCACCCACCATAATCGAGGCGGAAAATTCATCATATTCACCTTTTGCGTGGAAATAACCGTCTATCACATTTTCAAAATTTTCAGGTCTGAATGTATAAACGGGCTTTTTTAAGATGTCGCTGGTCATAAAATAGTCGTTTATTTCCAGTATACTAACAATACCACTGACTTTGTTGCTGGCATCAACAACAGGTGTCATTCTGATTTTTAAATTTTCAATATTTTTCATTACGTTGAATACCGGTGAGTCCGCACGGGATGACACCACATCTTTTGACATCACATCTTTAACTTTGGGATATATATCACTGATGAAAGCCGGAGCTGTTATATTGGCATTTTCAAGGATAAATTTAGTCTGACTGTTGATATTACCGCACCTGAATGCACAATATTCGTGTTCTTTATCAATTTTATTTTTCAGATACGCATATGCAATTGCCGAGCATATGGAATCACTGTCCGGGTTTTTATGCCCTACAACGGAAATCTTCGACATTTTGCCCCCTTTTAAACACAAATAATTAATTCAAGTTTTGCACTTGCGCCTATTGTAAGTCTTTGTTCGCCCTGTTAAATATCAGCTTCGCTGATTGCCTGTGGCATTTAACAGGGCAGGGAGTGCTAACGACGAAGCAATCTCTCTTTTTTCTTTTTTTGAGATTGCCACCCGCCTACTTAAGGCGTTAAGTGGGCGGCCGCAATGACCGACCTAAGTGCAAAACTTGAATTAAGTTTACACCACTTTTCTTTGCCGGTGATATAGATAACTAAACCGCCGGCTAAAAGAACCCTGAAAAAATTCTCAGACAAACCTTCCAATATATTATCTTTTGTAACAAAAAATATCAACATTTGCCGCTGAAATATGACGGAAACCCCCTGATCTGTTTAACAAACTTTAAAGAATTATAGCAAAATCAAGCCTTTTGGTGTATAATATTAAATAGCAAACGAATTTTGAAAGAAGGATAAGCAAAATGAAACTTAACAATTATATGGAAGGAAAAACAAAAGTAATAGAGGTGGACACAGTAAGAATCGATGCAAGCAACTCTGGAGAATTTAAGGAAAAAATGTCTGAACTGACAAAATCCCAGGATGCGATTGTTGATTTTAAGCATCTGGAATTTATAGACAGTTCAGGCCTTAGTGCCCTTGTTTATCTTCACAAGCAGTCTATCAACGACAAAACGGAACTTCGTCTGGTCAATTTAAGCCCTAAGATACTTGACATAATAAAAACCACAGGACTTACACAGATTCTCCAGATATATCCGGATTTAGAGTCTGCAAAAAAGGACATGTAATGTACACAAAACCGTCCGTTTTGGAACTTACTGTTCCCGGAAATATAAAGCTTGTTTCCGCACTGGGAGAGATGGCTGAACTTTTTGTCAAAAGCATCATAAAAAACGGCTGTGAAACCCAGGATATTGCCTTCAAGATAAATCTCGTACTGACAGAAGCGGCTTCCAATGCCATTTTCTACGGCTGCAAAAGTATTGATGAACAAATAAAAATAAAGTTGGAACTGGATAACGGAATAATAAATATAGAGGTAATTGATAAAGGAGGCGGGCTCGAACTCTCTGATATCCATAAGCCTGACCCTTTTGATGAAAGAGGCAGAGGTTTATATATAATTAAGCAGTTTATGGACTCAGTAGATTATTATCAGAACGCCGACGGTGAGTGCGTTTTTACCATGAAAAAATATATCGCCACAAACAGCCAAATCATTTAGCAATAATCCACATCTCAAAATCCCGGACATATTATAATTAAACATTATTATCTCATCTAAAAGGTGAAAGCATAGATAATCCCATATTACCAGTACTACCCATAATACCTCTTCTAACACTCAATAAATTGCTACTTTCCACTTTCTATTTCCCTGCCTCCCACTTCACGCCCTCACTCCCTCACAACCTCACTACTTCACCACTTCACTATCTAATGAACTATGACAATAAAACGTATTTCTGGCATCACCCCAAAAATCATATAAAAATATTGTTTTACATATACTTAGCCAACATGACATTGAAAAATATTTGCACTGCGAAAAATGGGGTGACGTCAGAACGTATTTTCATTGACTCTGCTTTAAGTTAAAGCTAATATTGTTAAGCAGTATTAAAATCATCCGGGGGCAGACTATGAAAAAATTATCACTATTAATTGTTATGGTATCCTTACTAACGTTTTTTTCTTCAACAGCGTTGTATGCCGGCGGAGGAGGTTCATATCCGAACGGAGCTGAAGCTTTTATGTCAGGGGCTGTTCCGCCTCCGGGACTGTATTTCACCAACTATTTTTACTATTACTCTGCAGATGAAATGAAAGATGACGACGGTGACAACATAAAGGCATTTGATAAAGTAAATGTAGTCGCAGATGTATTGAGATTTATCTACATTACTGACAAAAAAATAATGGGTGGAAATTACGGACAGCACCTTTTTATCCCCTTTATAAATACCCAGTTGGACTTTAATGCAAAAGTTGGGCCGGACAGTGACGATTCATACTCAGATACAAACATCCCTTACCTTATTTACAGTCCTTTTCTTCTTTCACATCACTTTATGAAGGGCAAACTACACACAGCAGTTTCTTTAATGGATATTTATATCCCCTTTTACAATCAGGAAGATGACAATCTTGCCTATGTGGGACACAATTTCTGGACGTTTGAACCGGCTGTTGGAATTACATACCTCCCCGGTAATTTTGAATTTTCTGTTAAAGCAATGTATGATTTCAACACAACACAGGAGGATTACCCCACTGTTTACGGAGTAAACGTTGACAGAAAGCCCGGACAGGAATTTCACTTCGATTACAGTGCCTCATATGCAGTTTCAAAGAATTTGAGACTTGGTATCAGCGGATATTATTACCGTCAGATGACTGATGACGATTTTGATATAGACAGTAATATAGCACCGGCTGTACAGGAGCTACTCAGACAGGATGAGGAAAACAGAAGCAAAGTTTTTGCTATAGGTCCGGGTGTGCAGTACAAATATAAAAATATGTTTTTTGAACTGAGAAGCCAGTGGGAAATTAAAGCCAGAAATAAAACTGAAGGGCAGGCCACCTGGTTTAAATTCACATATGCTTTTTGAGTGGACAAAGTTTATTTCTTATCCAAGAAAGCATCCAGAAGTGTTTTTGCAGCAGATGCAGGGTTTATATGCCCTGCTCTGACCTCTTCTTCGGTTGAAACAAGCATTTCTTTAATTTTTCCATCACTTTTAAAAATACGCATGAGCTCATCATCAAGCAGCTTCCACATCCAGTCAACAGATTGTTTTTTCCTTTTTGCCCGGAAAAAATTTCCATTCTTCATATGAGTAATGAAATGAAGCAGCACCTCCCAAAATCTCTCTATTCCTTCGTTGTTAAGTGCGCTCACAAGCAGTACTTTTACAATCCAGTTATCATCGCGTCCTTTTAATATGTGCAGAGCATTTTCAATCTGACTTTTTGCCAGCTTTGCTTTATGAATATTTTCGCCTTCGGATTTGTTAATCAGAATAATATCCGATATTTCCATTATACCTTTTTTTATCCCCTGGAGCTCATCTCCTGCTCCGGGAAGCTGTAAAAGAGTAAAGCAGTCCACCATTGAGGCAACTTCGATTTCCGATTGCCCCACTCCCACCGTTTCCACAATAATAATATCGTAGCCGGCAGCTTCACATATCAGCATCGATTCACGGGTTTTTCTGGCCACTCCTCCCAATGATTCATCAGATGGCGACGGCCGTATAAAAGCATCATGATCCTTTGCCAGCTCCTGCATCCTTGTCTTGTCACCAAGAATGCTTCCACCCGATATTTTTGAAGAAGGGTCGACAGCCAGTACAGCTACCTTCTTATTTATTGAAGTAAGGAATTTCCCGAATGATTCGATAAAGGTACTTTTACCAACACCGGGAACGCCGGAAATACCAAGTCGGATAGAGTTCCCGGTATATGGCAGTATACTGTTTAGAAGCTTGTCGGCATCCTCTCTTTTGCTGAGACTTTTGCTTTCAACAAGCGTAATTGCTTTGGCAAGGTGTCTTTTGTGGCCTTTCAAAACACCTTTTATAATATCATCGACACGCATTTGTGCTATTTTGCACCGTGTTTTTCAATTTCCTGCAGCGTCTCTCTGGCACATTTGAATATAGGAGTACCGGGGCCGAAAATACATTTAACTCCCGATTTATATAAAAAGTCGTAATCATTCCTCGGTATAACACCGCCGACGGTTACAATTATATCATCTGCTCCAAGTTTATGCAGTTCTTCAATAAGTTTGGGTACCAGTGTTTTATGACCTGCAGCCAGACTGGAAACACCTATAGCATGAACATCATTTTCAACAGCCATCTTTGCCGTTTCCTCAGGCGTCTGAAAAAGAGGTCCCACATCAACATCAAAACCCAGATCAGCCAGACCCGTAGCCACAACCTTTGCCCCTCTGTCGTGACCGTCCTGCCCCATTTTGGCAATAAGAATTCTCGGCCTTCTTCCCTCTTTTTCAGCAAATTCATCCACCAGTTTTTTCGCTTCATCAAATTTTTCATTTTCTCCAAACACGCTGTTATACACCCCGGTTTGCAGTTTTATATCAGCTGAATATCTACCGAAAACCTTTTCCATAGCCTCGGAAATTTCGCCGACTGTTGCCCTTTTTCTCGCTGCATCCACCGCGTATTCAAGAAGGTTCTCTTCTCCTTCTGCAGCTTCGGTCAGTTTCCCTAACGCAGCCTTTACTTCATTTTCATCCCTATTCTGCCTTAATTGTTTAAGTCTTTCCACCTGTTTTTCAAGAA from Flexistipes sp. includes the following:
- a CDS encoding putative manganese-dependent inorganic diphosphatase, whose amino-acid sequence is MSKISVVGHKNPDSDSICSAIAYAYLKNKIDKEHEYCAFRCGNINSQTKFILENANITAPAFISDIYPKVKDVMSKDVVSSRADSPVFNVMKNIENLKIRMTPVVDASNKVSGIVSILEINDYFMTSDILKKPVYTFRPENFENVIDGYFHAKGEYDEFSASIMVGAMPYERYVEHMEKFDLSQTVLVVGKRRDIVEFALSNEVPAVILTGIKSSEDLDFDFSGYKGWVYISNLDTAETLRRLTLTVPAKYLMSPDIPVITPNDDLDDAKDLMLRHNRRGLIVVDENEQLAGIVTRSDVLKGHKQKIIMVDHNEMNQAVDGAETAEILEVVDHHRLGTVKTTKPIQFLAKPVGSTCSIIYEQFRNYNVEIPKNIGLLLLSGVLSDTVMLKSPTTTLFDKEIVEELANLLNVDYSEYGKKMFYATDSLKSREPEEVINADFKKYSEYGFEFGIGQVEVVNLNEIDELKDDFFDALKNVRDRKKLDFAMLLVTDIVNTDSVLLSTEFYAAKRLVYRKLDDYSYDLPGVLSRKKQLLPEVLRVLEETAKK
- a CDS encoding STAS domain-containing protein, giving the protein MKLNNYMEGKTKVIEVDTVRIDASNSGEFKEKMSELTKSQDAIVDFKHLEFIDSSGLSALVYLHKQSINDKTELRLVNLSPKILDIIKTTGLTQILQIYPDLESAKKDM
- a CDS encoding ATP-binding protein, which encodes MYTKPSVLELTVPGNIKLVSALGEMAELFVKSIIKNGCETQDIAFKINLVLTEAASNAIFYGCKSIDEQIKIKLELDNGIINIEVIDKGGGLELSDIHKPDPFDERGRGLYIIKQFMDSVDYYQNADGECVFTMKKYIATNSQII
- a CDS encoding SphA family protein — protein: MKKLSLLIVMVSLLTFFSSTALYAGGGGSYPNGAEAFMSGAVPPPGLYFTNYFYYYSADEMKDDDGDNIKAFDKVNVVADVLRFIYITDKKIMGGNYGQHLFIPFINTQLDFNAKVGPDSDDSYSDTNIPYLIYSPFLLSHHFMKGKLHTAVSLMDIYIPFYNQEDDNLAYVGHNFWTFEPAVGITYLPGNFEFSVKAMYDFNTTQEDYPTVYGVNVDRKPGQEFHFDYSASYAVSKNLRLGISGYYYRQMTDDDFDIDSNIAPAVQELLRQDEENRSKVFAIGPGVQYKYKNMFFELRSQWEIKARNKTEGQATWFKFTYAF
- the meaB gene encoding methylmalonyl Co-A mutase-associated GTPase MeaB; the encoded protein is MRVDDIIKGVLKGHKRHLAKAITLVESKSLSKREDADKLLNSILPYTGNSIRLGISGVPGVGKSTFIESFGKFLTSINKKVAVLAVDPSSKISGGSILGDKTRMQELAKDHDAFIRPSPSDESLGGVARKTRESMLICEAAGYDIIIVETVGVGQSEIEVASMVDCFTLLQLPGAGDELQGIKKGIMEISDIILINKSEGENIHKAKLAKSQIENALHILKGRDDNWIVKVLLVSALNNEGIERFWEVLLHFITHMKNGNFFRAKRKKQSVDWMWKLLDDELMRIFKSDGKIKEMLVSTEEEVRAGHINPASAAKTLLDAFLDKK